Proteins from a genomic interval of Undibacterium parvum:
- a CDS encoding acyl-CoA reductase, giving the protein MLNKSFQFGRMLNSSAPIHANDLQSLLETGKTLALSPPPSLDKTIDILARLGKLWSDESNIFHKRILAHLENSGIVGSSIILFFNECAQFFSRPTLEQRWQAAIGNKLVCPVGLVLHIGATNTLVSGLDGLVDGLLSGNINFYKFSSADGGVPGIFLESLLDADVDQVLVTRLVAFCWKGGDKEIEILFKNSVDRIIVWGGMDAVMSWRADLGYTARILSHGPKYGIGVLTAAGLKDAQLESLCKNIVMDVSMWDQKACNNLQALFVESKISNQQFERFLDCLHASFQSVYADAPAMRSSDDYVDIINAREDIKAESILNGGVKLHCPKENSWTTAVWSQWKSGLIPSPLCRFLHILKYDDVTAILQGLKDEKYWMQTMGCCGSINESERLLSMAKLLGITRVCGFGNMVLSSPTQAHDGGYDLTQLVNIMAE; this is encoded by the coding sequence ATGCTAAATAAGAGCTTTCAATTTGGGCGTATGCTAAACAGTAGCGCACCGATACACGCAAACGACCTTCAATCTTTGCTTGAGACAGGTAAGACACTGGCACTAAGTCCACCTCCTTCTCTAGATAAAACTATAGATATTCTGGCCAGACTGGGCAAACTCTGGAGCGATGAAAGCAATATTTTCCATAAGCGTATCTTGGCGCACTTAGAAAACTCTGGAATAGTCGGCAGTTCGATTATCCTGTTTTTTAATGAGTGCGCGCAATTTTTTTCAAGACCAACGCTAGAACAAAGATGGCAAGCAGCCATAGGTAATAAATTAGTCTGCCCAGTCGGTCTGGTACTACATATAGGCGCAACCAATACCCTAGTGTCTGGCTTAGATGGCCTGGTCGATGGCCTACTCTCCGGCAATATCAATTTTTATAAATTCTCCAGCGCGGATGGCGGCGTGCCCGGCATCTTTCTCGAAAGCCTGCTGGACGCAGACGTCGATCAAGTATTGGTCACTCGGCTTGTTGCTTTTTGTTGGAAAGGTGGCGATAAAGAGATAGAAATATTATTTAAAAACAGTGTTGATAGAATTATCGTTTGGGGCGGTATGGATGCCGTGATGAGCTGGCGTGCCGATCTGGGCTACACGGCAAGGATACTCAGCCATGGTCCGAAATACGGGATTGGCGTATTGACCGCAGCGGGTCTGAAAGACGCTCAACTAGAAAGCTTATGTAAAAACATAGTGATGGACGTCAGTATGTGGGATCAAAAAGCTTGCAATAATTTGCAAGCGCTGTTTGTCGAAAGTAAAATTTCTAATCAACAATTTGAGCGTTTCCTGGATTGTTTGCATGCGAGCTTCCAATCGGTTTACGCTGATGCGCCAGCAATGCGTAGTAGCGACGACTATGTCGATATCATTAATGCCAGAGAGGATATCAAGGCCGAGAGTATTCTCAATGGAGGAGTGAAGCTGCATTGTCCCAAAGAAAATTCATGGACAACCGCAGTTTGGAGTCAGTGGAAGTCCGGCTTGATACCCTCTCCTTTATGCCGTTTTTTACACATCCTTAAGTACGACGATGTGACGGCCATCTTGCAAGGACTTAAAGATGAAAAATACTGGATGCAGACTATGGGTTGCTGCGGATCCATTAATGAAAGTGAACGCTTACTGAGTATGGCCAAGTTGCTGGGTATCACCAGAGTGTGTGGGTTTGGCAATATGGTACTAAGTTCGCCAACGCAAGCGCATGACGGCGGCTATGATTTGACCCAATTGGTCAACATCATGGCTGAGTAA
- a CDS encoding GspE/PulE family protein: MMGQGMTIDAALLARARTQSQISQRPLITELEELSGNDPRQIVKGLALPFGLAVLETADMLGLKPAFDLLPLSLAMARHCVLLRDVDQIVIAVIADPFDLDLQTWLSHRANASIRQALPIKLALQSDIQAYLSKQEESARAVDNLLPGAIDTKRDHKTAANLSFASVSEAASPAVKLVNSTLYDALKASASDIHLESTSAGLAVKYRVDGVLDHATSVNGVELAEQVISRLKVLAELDIAERRVPQDGSFRVETGGREIDLRVSIMPSIHGEDAVIRILDKRAMIEAYGALTLESLGFDMASLVSLRALAQEAYGMLLVTGPTGSGKTTTLYAALTEIHNGREKIITIEDPVEYQLPGILQIPVNEKKGLTFAKGLRSILRHDPDKIMVGEIRDRETAEIAVQSALTGHLVLTTVHANNVFDVFGRFTHMGIDPYAFVSALNGIWAQRLVRMNCPHCASPHVPSDAELASVNLSRIEVQDFQFMQGKGCGDCRGTGYKGRRSIAEILTLNDEIRELIVDKRPIRQIKAAAYANGTRSLRLAALDLVRRGATTLTEIKRVTLHA, encoded by the coding sequence ATGATGGGCCAGGGAATGACGATTGATGCAGCATTACTGGCACGTGCCCGCACTCAAAGTCAAATATCACAACGTCCCTTGATCACAGAATTAGAGGAATTGAGTGGCAATGATCCGCGTCAAATAGTAAAGGGACTGGCACTGCCATTTGGCTTAGCAGTATTGGAAACGGCAGATATGCTGGGTTTAAAGCCGGCTTTTGATTTGCTCCCGCTATCACTAGCGATGGCGCGCCACTGTGTATTGTTACGCGATGTCGATCAAATCGTCATCGCAGTGATCGCAGATCCTTTTGATCTTGATTTGCAGACCTGGCTGAGTCATCGTGCCAATGCGAGTATCCGACAAGCACTTCCAATAAAATTAGCCTTGCAGTCTGACATTCAGGCCTATCTTTCCAAGCAGGAGGAATCGGCACGTGCGGTCGATAATTTATTGCCAGGTGCCATCGATACGAAGCGCGATCACAAAACCGCGGCTAATCTATCATTTGCCTCGGTGTCAGAGGCGGCTAGCCCAGCTGTCAAGCTAGTCAATTCAACTTTGTATGACGCCTTAAAAGCAAGTGCTTCTGACATTCACCTGGAAAGCACGTCGGCCGGTTTAGCGGTTAAATATAGGGTTGACGGTGTGCTAGATCACGCCACCTCAGTCAATGGTGTGGAGCTAGCCGAACAAGTTATCTCACGCCTGAAAGTGCTGGCGGAACTTGATATCGCCGAAAGACGGGTACCGCAGGACGGCAGCTTTAGGGTAGAAACTGGTGGACGTGAGATCGACTTGCGCGTCTCCATCATGCCGAGTATTCATGGCGAGGATGCAGTGATACGGATACTCGATAAGCGCGCCATGATAGAAGCCTATGGCGCGCTGACACTAGAATCGCTGGGCTTTGATATGGCGTCGCTGGTTAGTTTGCGAGCCTTAGCGCAAGAAGCGTATGGCATGTTGCTAGTCACCGGCCCAACTGGATCTGGTAAAACCACAACTCTGTATGCGGCATTAACTGAAATTCATAATGGCCGCGAAAAAATCATCACCATCGAAGATCCGGTTGAATATCAGTTACCTGGAATTTTACAAATCCCGGTAAATGAAAAAAAAGGCCTGACTTTTGCCAAGGGCTTGCGCTCCATCTTGCGGCATGACCCGGACAAAATTATGGTCGGTGAAATTCGCGACCGCGAAACAGCGGAAATTGCCGTACAGTCTGCGCTGACTGGTCACTTGGTCTTGACCACGGTGCATGCGAATAATGTGTTTGACGTATTTGGTCGCTTCACCCACATGGGCATCGATCCGTATGCCTTCGTTTCTGCACTTAATGGCATTTGGGCGCAACGTTTAGTACGTATGAATTGCCCGCATTGCGCCAGCCCTCATGTGCCTAGCGATGCTGAATTAGCGAGCGTTAATCTGTCGCGCATAGAAGTGCAGGATTTTCAGTTCATGCAGGGAAAAGGCTGCGGCGATTGCCGTGGCACTGGCTACAAGGGGCGACGTTCCATCGCCGAAATTCTAACTTTGAATGACGAAATTCGCGAGCTGATCGTCGACAAACGTCCGATACGCCAAATCAAAGCAGCGGCCTACGCCAATGGCACTAGAAGCCTGCGTTTAGCGGCTTTGGATTTAGTAAGACGCGGCGCCACTACGCTAACAGAAATCAAGCGGGTGACTTTGCATGCTTAA
- a CDS encoding prepilin-type N-terminal cleavage/methylation domain-containing protein: protein MSTQCYKLRGFTLIELLVTLAILGLLASLAIPVKQVAQQRQQERQLRTALNEIRHAIDAYKAAADEGRIVRSGAGNSYPESLELLVEGVTDLSSPKHAKLFFLRRLPRDPFNPNTELSESQTWGKRSYASEASDPREGADVYDIYSTSEKLGLNGIPYRKW, encoded by the coding sequence ATGTCCACCCAGTGCTATAAATTGCGCGGCTTTACCCTCATAGAATTGTTAGTTACTCTGGCGATTCTAGGTTTGCTGGCTAGCCTGGCTATTCCAGTGAAACAGGTGGCGCAACAACGTCAGCAAGAACGGCAATTGCGTACCGCATTGAACGAGATACGACATGCCATTGATGCCTATAAAGCAGCGGCGGATGAAGGTCGTATCGTCAGATCGGGCGCTGGAAATTCTTATCCGGAGAGTTTGGAATTACTCGTGGAAGGCGTCACGGATCTGAGCAGCCCCAAACATGCGAAGCTGTTTTTTTTGCGGCGTTTACCACGCGACCCATTCAACCCCAATACCGAGCTGAGTGAGTCTCAAACTTGGGGCAAGCGCAGCTATGCCAGCGAGGCCAGTGATCCGCGTGAAGGCGCCGATGTTTATGACATTTACTCGACCTCGGAAAAACTGGGCCTGAACGGCATTCCGTATAGAAAATGGTAA
- a CDS encoding LuxE/PaaK family acyltransferase, translating to MNQLKNLIASPQLLFAKAQMLGQNSSNAVDRLYGFDSFNKDEKWKLAFFEAMRETLHIQYQDYDFYRQLMYLSDCNLASLQGFDDLLNIPYITSAVLKKYSLSSSAHAAPALSILSSGTSGQKAEITIDETSLVRIVAGILKVYAEFGLASKQAANYLFAGYSPDASNGAGTAGTDSVVSQLTPSLANFYALDLDQNGHTVFLLERAVETLRAYVLAEQPIRILGFLHYSCEIIKAYHQKYGEVKFPEDSYILSGGGWKEFAHLYGEDFNLYTYLASLSNLPASAIRDSYSLVEHPALYVACEKNKLHVSALAHVVIRDLRTMEPLTYGETGLVQLFTPILQSYPSASLLSSDLGYLEQHCTCGRSGDYLTILGRGGSKKAMTCALNAEQYIQKGRSC from the coding sequence GTGAATCAGCTCAAAAACCTGATTGCATCGCCGCAATTGCTATTCGCTAAGGCCCAAATGCTTGGCCAAAATAGCAGCAATGCGGTGGATCGTTTATACGGTTTCGATAGCTTCAATAAAGACGAAAAATGGAAGCTGGCGTTTTTTGAGGCAATGCGAGAAACTCTGCATATCCAATATCAGGACTATGATTTTTATCGCCAACTGATGTACTTATCAGATTGTAACTTGGCGTCTTTGCAGGGTTTTGATGATCTCCTAAATATTCCGTATATCACTTCTGCAGTACTCAAAAAATATAGCTTAAGTAGTAGTGCGCATGCAGCGCCCGCACTGAGTATTCTGTCCTCCGGAACGAGTGGACAAAAGGCGGAAATTACTATCGATGAGACTTCTTTAGTACGCATCGTCGCTGGGATACTCAAGGTCTACGCTGAGTTTGGATTGGCTAGTAAGCAAGCGGCCAACTATTTGTTCGCAGGCTATAGCCCAGATGCCTCGAATGGCGCTGGCACGGCAGGTACCGATAGCGTGGTGTCACAGCTTACCCCGAGTTTGGCAAATTTTTATGCGCTCGATCTGGACCAAAATGGTCACACCGTATTTTTACTTGAGCGCGCAGTTGAGACCTTAAGAGCCTACGTGCTGGCAGAACAGCCCATTCGAATATTGGGCTTTCTACACTACAGTTGCGAGATCATCAAAGCCTATCATCAAAAATATGGGGAAGTGAAATTTCCAGAAGATAGTTATATTTTGAGCGGTGGAGGCTGGAAAGAGTTCGCGCATTTGTACGGTGAAGATTTTAATCTGTACACTTATCTAGCCAGCCTTAGCAATCTGCCAGCTTCGGCTATCCGCGATTCTTACTCTCTGGTTGAGCATCCAGCGCTCTATGTGGCCTGCGAGAAAAACAAATTGCATGTTTCGGCTCTGGCTCATGTGGTGATACGCGATCTTAGAACTATGGAGCCGCTCACGTATGGGGAGACTGGTTTAGTTCAACTATTTACCCCTATCTTGCAAAGCTATCCCTCGGCTTCCTTACTTAGTTCGGATTTGGGGTATCTAGAGCAGCATTGCACATGTGGTCGTTCAGGAGATTATTTGACCATCTTAGGACGAGGAGGCTCGAAAAAAGCCATGACCTGCGCCCTCAATGCAGAGCAATATATCCAGAAGGGGCGGTCATGCTAA
- a CDS encoding type II secretion system protein, with protein sequence MRVKTSARQIQSGFTYVGLIVLVAIIGLVAASTLKMGALLQRRAAEQDLLEIGAAFTSAFNSYAEASGPEQRRSPTTLDQLLRDPRFPSTKRHLRTLYADPISGETKWGFVMGLDKLSIVGVYSLSNAKPIKQGNFAPGFEQFENKTHLSEWKFVGREARLLNQPAIAPKPAPLAPLPTSATDAVKPGSQGSLFNLTQP encoded by the coding sequence ATGAGGGTGAAAACTAGCGCTCGACAAATTCAATCTGGCTTCACCTATGTGGGTTTGATCGTCTTAGTAGCGATCATAGGATTAGTCGCGGCCAGTACCTTGAAAATGGGAGCCTTGTTACAACGCCGTGCGGCGGAGCAAGACTTGCTGGAAATCGGTGCGGCCTTCACCTCAGCCTTTAACAGTTACGCGGAAGCTTCAGGGCCAGAACAACGTCGAAGCCCCACTACACTCGATCAGTTATTGCGCGATCCGCGCTTCCCCAGCACCAAGCGGCACTTACGTACTTTATATGCAGACCCAATTAGCGGTGAGACTAAGTGGGGCTTTGTAATGGGTTTAGATAAGCTGAGTATCGTAGGCGTGTATAGCTTATCGAATGCAAAACCTATCAAACAGGGAAACTTTGCGCCTGGCTTTGAGCAGTTTGAAAACAAGACGCATCTTAGTGAATGGAAATTTGTGGGACGTGAAGCGCGACTATTAAACCAACCTGCGATTGCTCCTAAGCCGGCGCCTCTTGCTCCCTTACCGACATCAGCTACAGATGCAGTTAAGCCAGGCTCACAAGGCAGTCTATTTAATCTTACTCAGCCATGA
- a CDS encoding secretin and TonB N-terminal domain-containing protein: MLSQTQKYRSSDALLFRLLKSFALPLLLLSLTGCAAQIAYRDAKKLVAEDQIEAGLVKYREAMRADPYNAEYRIAYLRIRDKNVLQLLEQGEALLKEGNNEAARNSFNQALALDAASERARNDLRSLEINMRQEKQIAAASTALEMKENETARQILNAVLAESPGNQKARSLLASIAESPKAASAESGIAKQFKKPISIQFKDTPLRQVFDVIARTSGLNFVFDKDVKADQKATISLKNSSIELAVYYLLMSNQLEQQIVDANTIMIYPNSAAKLKEYQEMVVKTFFIANADAKLVANTLKTILKSKDIVVDEKLNLVILRDTRESIRLAEKLVALQDIPEAEVMLEVEILEVKTNRLTELGVAWPASLALSPLTAGNGVGFTIADLRNLNQNNIGITPPSVTINANTKDGDANTLANPRIRVRNREKAKVHIGEKLPSVTTTVSPGAAGFASESVSYIDVGLTLNVEPTIYLNNEVAIRVDLEVSNLLGTMTTKSGTVGYQIGTRKATTVLQLKDGENQVLAGLISNEDRSNGNKVPGVGDLPLLGRLFGSTKDDTQKTEIVLSITPRLIRNIRRPEANSSEFSAGTDANFRNRPDAVARAPAIVAPAKVEPVATPVLIPVWPAATEVGTEPVVKQEK; encoded by the coding sequence ATGTTAAGTCAAACGCAAAAATACCGCTCATCGGATGCGCTGCTGTTCCGTTTGCTAAAATCCTTCGCCCTGCCTTTGTTGTTGCTGAGCTTAACAGGCTGTGCCGCTCAAATAGCGTATAGGGATGCCAAAAAATTAGTCGCTGAAGATCAAATCGAGGCGGGACTTGTCAAATACAGGGAGGCCATGCGTGCAGATCCGTATAACGCGGAATATAGGATTGCCTATCTACGTATCCGCGACAAGAATGTCCTGCAATTACTGGAGCAGGGTGAAGCACTCTTAAAAGAGGGAAATAACGAAGCGGCAAGAAATAGTTTTAACCAAGCTTTAGCATTGGACGCTGCTAGTGAGCGGGCGCGTAACGATTTGAGGTCATTAGAAATAAATATGCGCCAGGAAAAACAAATAGCGGCGGCCTCAACTGCGCTAGAGATGAAAGAAAACGAGACCGCACGTCAGATACTCAATGCCGTCTTAGCAGAAAGCCCTGGTAATCAAAAAGCACGTAGCTTGCTGGCGTCTATCGCCGAAAGCCCCAAAGCGGCAAGTGCAGAATCAGGGATAGCAAAGCAATTTAAGAAACCAATTTCTATACAATTTAAAGATACGCCTTTGCGCCAGGTATTTGACGTCATCGCCCGCACCTCTGGTTTAAATTTTGTTTTCGATAAGGATGTCAAGGCGGATCAGAAGGCCACCATCTCATTAAAAAATAGCAGTATAGAATTGGCGGTTTACTACCTGTTAATGAGTAATCAGCTAGAGCAGCAAATCGTCGATGCCAACACCATCATGATTTATCCGAATAGCGCCGCCAAACTCAAGGAATACCAAGAAATGGTGGTAAAGACCTTCTTTATTGCCAATGCAGATGCCAAGCTGGTCGCCAATACGCTTAAAACCATACTCAAATCCAAAGACATTGTGGTCGATGAAAAGCTCAATCTTGTCATCTTGCGAGACACACGTGAGTCTATACGTCTCGCAGAAAAATTAGTCGCCTTACAGGATATTCCAGAAGCTGAAGTCATGCTGGAAGTAGAGATACTCGAAGTCAAGACTAATCGCTTGACTGAACTTGGCGTTGCATGGCCCGCTAGTTTGGCATTGTCGCCCTTAACGGCTGGTAACGGCGTAGGTTTTACGATTGCGGATCTACGTAATTTAAATCAAAATAATATCGGGATTACCCCACCTAGTGTGACCATCAATGCCAACACCAAGGATGGTGACGCCAACACTCTTGCCAATCCGCGGATAAGAGTCAGAAACCGGGAGAAAGCTAAAGTACATATCGGTGAAAAATTACCGAGCGTCACCACCACCGTCTCTCCCGGCGCAGCCGGATTCGCATCGGAATCGGTCAGTTACATCGATGTCGGCTTAACGCTCAATGTAGAACCGACTATCTATCTGAATAATGAAGTAGCGATCAGGGTGGATCTGGAAGTGAGTAATTTACTTGGAACCATGACCACGAAATCCGGCACCGTCGGCTACCAAATTGGGACGCGTAAAGCCACCACGGTATTGCAATTAAAAGATGGTGAGAATCAGGTACTAGCCGGTCTCATCAGCAATGAAGATCGTAGCAATGGCAATAAAGTTCCTGGTGTTGGCGATCTGCCGCTCCTTGGCCGTCTGTTTGGCAGCACCAAAGACGATACGCAAAAAACAGAAATCGTGCTTTCTATCACACCCAGGCTGATACGTAACATTCGCCGCCCGGAAGCGAATTCCTCCGAATTTTCCGCAGGTACGGACGCTAACTTTAGAAATCGGCCGGATGCTGTGGCCCGTGCCCCAGCGATAGTAGCACCCGCCAAAGTTGAGCCAGTTGCCACTCCCGTGCTCATTCCGGTCTGGCCAGCAGCGACCGAGGTTGGCACAGAACCGGTAGTGAAGCAGGAAAAATAA
- the yidC gene encoding membrane protein insertase YidC, protein MDIKRTVLWVVFSMSLLILWDNWMRHSGKQSMFFPTPTAQQSKNTAASASATANAPKALADATAASGTAVAADTPAIKSEIITITTDLIKADIDTIGGEVKRLELLKHKDSHDHSKNVVLFTQDAKRTYLAQTGLLGGNFPNHKSGFIAKPGVRSLGDGNQVQLVLESEQAGVKLTKTFTFKKADYVIDVKHEVSNNSAAAITPSLYLQLLHDGTKPESGGMFSGSGDFFAPAVYTDADKFQKLDFEKIGKQETEKLGSSNSNHATKADNGWVSVIEHFFVSAFIPQDKTQREIFTKKVDTNLYAVGSILPMGTIAPGATVSMDARLYSGPQESALLEKVTPGLELVKDYGVLTIVAKPLFWLMELIHKLLGNWGWTIVVFTIAIKLALFPLSAAGYRSMAKMKVVTPKMTAVREQYKNDPQKMNQAMMELYKKEKINPLGGCLPILIQMPVFLSLYWVLQASVEMRGAPWVGWITDLTAPDPWYILPVIYAISMYITTKLNPAPADPMQAKMMLFMPLAFSVMFFFFPSGLVLYWVVNNVLSIAQQWVINNKMIPAEHKS, encoded by the coding sequence ATGGATATCAAACGTACCGTGCTGTGGGTTGTTTTTTCGATGTCGCTGTTGATCCTCTGGGACAACTGGATGCGCCATAGCGGCAAGCAATCTATGTTTTTCCCTACACCAACTGCGCAACAGAGCAAGAATACGGCTGCATCGGCCAGCGCAACTGCCAATGCACCCAAGGCTTTAGCTGACGCCACGGCTGCCAGTGGCACTGCTGTTGCCGCAGATACGCCAGCTATTAAGAGTGAAATCATTACCATCACCACGGATTTGATCAAGGCGGATATCGATACCATAGGCGGCGAAGTAAAACGCCTAGAGCTGCTTAAACACAAAGATAGCCATGACCACAGCAAAAACGTGGTGCTGTTCACGCAAGATGCGAAACGCACTTACTTGGCACAGACAGGTTTGTTAGGCGGTAATTTCCCTAATCATAAATCCGGCTTTATCGCTAAACCAGGTGTACGTAGCTTGGGCGATGGTAACCAGGTTCAATTGGTATTGGAGTCCGAGCAGGCTGGCGTCAAGCTGACGAAAACTTTTACCTTCAAAAAAGCTGACTACGTTATCGACGTCAAGCATGAAGTAAGCAATAACAGCGCGGCTGCGATTACGCCATCCCTGTATTTGCAATTATTGCATGACGGTACTAAACCTGAAAGCGGTGGCATGTTCTCAGGTAGCGGCGACTTTTTTGCACCTGCTGTGTACACCGATGCAGACAAATTTCAGAAGCTTGATTTTGAAAAAATTGGTAAACAAGAAACTGAAAAACTTGGCTCTAGTAATAGCAACCATGCGACTAAGGCCGATAACGGTTGGGTTTCTGTGATTGAACATTTCTTCGTCTCTGCATTTATTCCACAAGATAAAACACAGCGCGAAATTTTCACTAAAAAAGTCGATACCAATCTGTACGCAGTGGGCAGTATCTTGCCTATGGGAACGATCGCTCCAGGTGCGACAGTGTCAATGGATGCTCGTTTGTATTCCGGTCCGCAAGAATCGGCATTATTGGAAAAAGTCACACCGGGTTTAGAGCTGGTGAAGGACTATGGCGTATTGACGATAGTTGCCAAGCCGCTGTTTTGGTTGATGGAATTGATCCACAAATTATTGGGTAACTGGGGTTGGACTATCGTGGTCTTCACCATTGCTATCAAACTTGCTTTGTTCCCCTTATCGGCTGCCGGTTACCGCAGTATGGCGAAGATGAAAGTGGTCACACCAAAAATGACTGCGGTGCGCGAGCAATACAAAAATGATCCGCAGAAAATGAATCAGGCGATGATGGAGTTGTACAAGAAAGAAAAAATCAATCCGCTTGGTGGTTGCTTGCCTATCTTGATCCAAATGCCGGTGTTCTTGTCTTTGTATTGGGTCTTGCAAGCCAGCGTAGAAATGCGCGGTGCGCCTTGGGTGGGCTGGATCACTGATCTGACTGCACCAGATCCTTGGTATATATTGCCAGTGATCTACGCGATCTCTATGTATATCACGACCAAGCTCAATCCTGCGCCTGCTGATCCTATGCAAGCGAAGATGATGCTGTTCATGCCTTTGGCTTTTTCGGTGATGTTCTTCTTCTTTCCGTCTGGCTTGGTACTGTACTGGGTAGTGAATAACGTGTTGTCGATTGCCCAGCAATGGGTGATTAATAACAAAATGATCCCAGCTGAACATAAGTCTTGA
- the mnmE gene encoding tRNA uridine-5-carboxymethylaminomethyl(34) synthesis GTPase MnmE: MNHHSTYDPTPITAIATAPGRGGIGVVRISGKDLAPIVSALFGVAQLKPRHATYLPFTQADGSVIDQGLAIFFKAPNSYTGEDVLELQGHGGPVVMQMLLARCLEAGKDAGLRLAQPGEFTQRAFLNDKLDLAQAEAVADLIEASTEAAAKSASQSLSGAFSTVINALVEKVVHLRMLVEATLDFPEEEIDFLEKSNARGQLLTIQDALQKVFEQAAQGALLRSGLNIVLAGQPNVGKSSLLNALAGDDVAIVTPIAGTTRDKVTETIHIEGIPLNIIDTAGIRHDHDEPEFGENIDVIDAVERIGIERTWAEVEKADVILHLLDASRGPTRADEAIVARFPDGVPVIRIWNKIDVSGHHASVDEMEDATHIYLSAQEHLGMDLLRKELLRIAGWQQTGESLYLARERHLIALKQAREHLEFAASYAAQNDQSLDLFAEELRLTQDRLNSITGEFTSDDLLGVIFSRFCIGK, translated from the coding sequence ATGAACCATCACAGTACTTATGACCCAACTCCCATCACCGCGATTGCTACGGCACCCGGTCGTGGCGGCATAGGCGTAGTCCGCATATCTGGCAAAGATCTTGCGCCCATCGTCAGTGCCTTGTTTGGCGTTGCCCAATTAAAACCGCGGCATGCCACTTATTTGCCGTTTACCCAGGCCGATGGCAGCGTGATTGATCAGGGCTTAGCCATTTTTTTTAAGGCACCAAATTCGTATACCGGAGAGGATGTGCTTGAGTTACAAGGACATGGCGGTCCTGTCGTAATGCAGATGTTGCTGGCGCGCTGCCTGGAGGCCGGTAAAGACGCCGGTCTGCGATTGGCACAACCTGGTGAATTTACTCAACGCGCATTCTTGAACGATAAGCTTGATCTAGCGCAGGCCGAAGCAGTTGCTGATCTGATTGAGGCATCTACCGAGGCGGCGGCAAAATCGGCATCACAATCCTTATCCGGCGCCTTCTCAACAGTCATTAATGCTTTGGTAGAAAAAGTGGTGCACTTGCGTATGTTGGTCGAGGCGACCTTGGATTTCCCTGAAGAAGAAATCGACTTTCTGGAAAAATCGAACGCACGTGGTCAATTATTAACGATACAAGACGCACTTCAAAAAGTCTTTGAGCAAGCCGCACAAGGGGCATTGTTACGTAGCGGTCTGAATATAGTGCTGGCAGGTCAGCCAAATGTAGGCAAATCATCTTTGCTCAATGCTTTGGCCGGCGATGATGTCGCCATCGTTACCCCGATTGCCGGAACCACCCGTGATAAGGTCACAGAAACCATACACATAGAAGGCATCCCGCTCAATATCATCGATACGGCCGGGATACGACACGATCACGATGAGCCAGAGTTCGGTGAGAACATCGACGTGATCGACGCGGTTGAACGTATAGGAATAGAACGCACTTGGGCCGAAGTCGAAAAAGCTGACGTCATCTTGCATCTTCTTGATGCCAGCCGTGGCCCAACCCGTGCCGATGAGGCTATCGTTGCCAGATTCCCCGATGGCGTGCCGGTGATCCGCATCTGGAATAAGATCGATGTTTCTGGTCATCATGCTAGCGTTGATGAAATGGAAGACGCGACGCATATCTATTTGTCGGCGCAAGAGCATCTGGGCATGGATTTATTGCGCAAAGAGTTGTTGCGCATCGCTGGCTGGCAACAGACTGGTGAATCCCTCTACCTGGCGCGCGAACGTCATCTGATCGCGCTCAAGCAGGCACGTGAACATCTCGAATTTGCGGCCAGCTATGCTGCGCAAAACGATCAATCTTTGGATTTATTCGCCGAAGAATTGAGATTGACCCAGGATAGACTCAACAGCATTACCGGTGAATTTACTTCTGATGACTTGCTCGGAGTGATTTTTTCGCGTTTCTGCATAGGGAAATAA
- a CDS encoding type II secretion system protein, which translates to MVNMKSLTRRGMGFTLIELLVVLGIIALMLTLAVPRYFPTIDAAKEAMLADNLRNMRSTIDQYYADTGRYPETLVQLVEKKYLKALPIDPITESTETWIILAPEDDTKGNVYNIKSGASGNDRNGKPYLDW; encoded by the coding sequence ATGGTAAACATGAAAAGTCTAACGCGACGAGGTATGGGATTTACGCTGATAGAATTATTGGTGGTCTTGGGCATTATCGCCCTGATGTTGACACTGGCGGTACCGCGCTATTTCCCCACCATAGATGCGGCGAAGGAGGCCATGCTGGCCGATAATTTACGGAATATGCGCAGCACGATAGATCAATATTATGCCGACACTGGGCGCTATCCAGAAACCCTAGTGCAACTGGTCGAGAAAAAATATCTCAAAGCCCTACCTATCGATCCGATTACAGAAAGCACGGAAACCTGGATTATCTTGGCACCAGAAGATGACACTAAAGGTAATGTCTACAACATCAAAAGTGGTGCCAGCGGCAATGATCGTAATGGTAAACCCTATCTAGACTGGTGA